One Bdellovibrio bacteriovorus str. Tiberius DNA segment encodes these proteins:
- a CDS encoding translocation/assembly module TamB domain-containing protein, protein MRRAFWILLTPLACFLVLWAVGSTYLAPKLETWTLNKIHSYSDENLPVSIRAKKLSLRFLRPSVAMEGIEIRGKGELAESLPLIEIGSVRAFVDVFHLLGGRLTLSAVVAESPRAQINIDPFLKDDSPAKELPMDEIFALLEKLPLQRVFLQNILVNVSSKQLKLNVDIESGDLLLTNMGKNLTAKANIPSLQVKLGGIGDFAGSLDTHLYLTRQSLKIIQLGVRLGESEILTRGELTHFSKIAIKPSGVLDLSAKVNLTDIYNEMKRLRPDIKMPVINGELVTEMDAKFNGLDDVKASADINTRSVTLGKLELGDARIQGEYQNGVISLSEMQVNHPAGEATLTKSQLELDGNYGFKSLITVHSLDLYKLFQSLDLANIPVGIGLDGELPCEGRIRPTFQVTCTNASIAGKDLWVKTDLKPKTKPLVNIDSMKAKGQFQVTTQSVTYAAILNVGSSQGTTDGVIDFNKGFKINFKTDKLDLKNIRNLANLKMIGATSISGSTSGDSDAAIFDMKLNARNFIFEDFALGNLIADLKYRKGHLIFEDIAGAINKTQYLGDLNVNLNNETLNGDFSVPTADIADVAQVFEPIYKLPIQVQGVGAAKAHVEGPLNFWKLNYKLESAFKNVFIGLENFDSLQFNASANQGNIKADKVVLQRANSTVTLQGGISSDKIMNLHADGKNWRLEESDIISKINSNITGNLNFAAELKESVTQPQILLKGAITDTLFEDQEIPNSNLILKINRQSFGGQMTLFGNKVKADFQVPIANSRTPLVMKVNTNNWNYSTLLGLIGGANLANEYDSALTSTVDLRSDSGELFKATGKVHIDTFTLKRGPLSFANNGPIDITMDHGVASIRNFTLQGPNNLIQIRGTNFTAENLNVGVTANADLRLLQIFTPFLEDMGGPIHVSTNVSGSVMKPEILGNANAKDTFVKIKGFPHPLEKVSAEVVFSQSRILINSINGQIAGGTLTGDGGIQINGIKDIPTTIRARLEGVTFNVPDKVRSSGSADLLFSGRWFPFTLSGTYHVTSAMVEKEFTEDGGGVTGVRQSLYLPKLLREGQFEAILLDLQILLNRNIVIKNSLIDGSVTGQLQVKGPPTNPVLLGKINMERRSKIIFKDKVFDVQSGMIDFNDPDEINPNLYISAASRINEYDITLLAQGPSKNLTIHLNSVPPLSEQDIISLIALGVTSSAMDQNLQSRQQAEQLGVEIGGAVLAKPINKQLESTLGLNLAVTSQYDSTRNISVPKITLSRRLSEKMKVSGSRPVGDTQSYDIKLEYFLNSNITAIGSFETRGSEESTNVQSTQQESQSIFGLDLEFKREFK, encoded by the coding sequence GTGAGAAGGGCCTTTTGGATTTTACTGACGCCGCTGGCGTGCTTTCTGGTTTTGTGGGCCGTGGGATCAACTTACCTTGCACCCAAGCTTGAAACCTGGACGCTGAATAAAATCCACAGCTATTCCGATGAAAATCTGCCGGTCAGTATTCGTGCCAAAAAATTGTCGTTAAGATTTCTGCGCCCGTCTGTTGCCATGGAAGGAATTGAAATCCGCGGCAAAGGTGAATTGGCTGAATCCCTGCCCTTGATTGAAATCGGCAGTGTGCGCGCCTTCGTTGATGTGTTTCACCTTTTGGGGGGCCGCCTGACCTTGTCAGCGGTGGTGGCAGAATCCCCGCGCGCGCAAATCAATATTGATCCTTTCCTGAAAGATGACTCCCCGGCCAAAGAACTTCCGATGGATGAGATCTTTGCCCTGCTGGAAAAACTGCCTTTGCAGCGCGTGTTCCTGCAAAACATCCTGGTGAATGTTTCTTCCAAACAACTGAAGCTGAATGTGGATATTGAAAGCGGCGATCTGCTTTTGACCAACATGGGTAAAAACCTGACAGCGAAAGCCAACATCCCGTCCCTGCAGGTCAAACTGGGTGGTATCGGGGATTTTGCCGGATCTTTGGACACGCATCTTTATCTGACCCGCCAGTCCCTGAAAATCATCCAACTGGGTGTGCGCCTGGGCGAATCTGAGATTCTGACCCGCGGGGAGCTGACTCACTTTTCCAAGATCGCAATCAAACCTTCCGGCGTTCTGGATCTGAGTGCCAAGGTCAATCTGACTGACATCTACAACGAGATGAAGCGCCTGCGCCCCGACATCAAAATGCCGGTGATCAATGGCGAGCTGGTCACCGAAATGGATGCCAAGTTCAACGGCCTTGATGATGTCAAAGCTTCGGCCGACATCAACACCCGTTCAGTGACATTGGGCAAACTGGAACTGGGCGATGCCCGCATTCAGGGTGAATACCAAAATGGCGTGATCAGCCTTTCTGAAATGCAGGTCAATCACCCCGCGGGCGAAGCGACCCTGACCAAGTCACAACTGGAGCTTGATGGCAATTACGGCTTCAAGTCCCTGATCACGGTTCATTCCCTGGATCTGTACAAACTTTTCCAAAGCCTTGATCTGGCAAACATCCCGGTGGGCATCGGACTTGACGGCGAACTGCCGTGCGAAGGGCGCATCCGCCCGACTTTCCAAGTGACCTGCACCAACGCTTCCATCGCGGGCAAAGACCTGTGGGTGAAGACCGATCTGAAACCAAAAACAAAACCTTTGGTGAATATCGACAGCATGAAAGCCAAAGGTCAGTTCCAGGTCACCACTCAAAGCGTGACCTATGCGGCCATTCTGAACGTCGGCAGCAGTCAGGGCACCACCGATGGCGTGATTGATTTCAACAAAGGTTTTAAGATCAATTTCAAGACCGACAAGCTGGATCTTAAGAACATCCGCAATCTGGCAAATCTGAAAATGATCGGGGCCACTAGTATTTCCGGATCGACATCCGGGGATTCTGATGCCGCGATCTTCGATATGAAATTGAACGCGCGCAATTTCATCTTTGAAGACTTTGCCCTGGGAAATCTGATTGCGGATCTTAAATACCGCAAAGGTCACCTGATCTTTGAAGACATCGCCGGGGCCATCAACAAAACCCAGTATCTGGGTGATCTGAATGTGAACCTGAACAATGAAACCCTGAACGGTGATTTCAGCGTGCCGACGGCCGACATCGCTGATGTGGCCCAGGTCTTTGAGCCCATCTACAAACTGCCGATTCAGGTTCAGGGCGTGGGGGCCGCCAAAGCCCACGTTGAAGGTCCGCTGAACTTCTGGAAGCTTAACTACAAACTTGAATCCGCCTTTAAGAATGTTTTCATTGGTCTTGAAAACTTTGACTCGCTTCAGTTCAATGCTTCCGCGAATCAGGGAAACATCAAAGCTGACAAGGTTGTTTTGCAAAGAGCCAATTCCACCGTCACCCTGCAAGGGGGCATTTCTTCTGACAAGATCATGAATCTGCATGCGGATGGAAAAAACTGGCGTCTGGAAGAATCCGACATCATCAGCAAGATCAATTCCAATATCACCGGCAACCTGAATTTTGCCGCCGAACTGAAAGAATCCGTGACTCAGCCGCAGATTCTTTTGAAAGGCGCAATCACCGACACCCTGTTTGAAGATCAGGAAATTCCTAATTCAAACCTGATCCTGAAAATCAACCGCCAGAGCTTTGGCGGTCAGATGACCCTGTTTGGAAACAAGGTCAAAGCAGACTTCCAGGTGCCTATCGCCAACAGCCGCACGCCGCTGGTGATGAAGGTCAACACCAACAACTGGAACTATTCCACCCTGCTGGGGCTGATCGGTGGAGCGAATCTGGCCAACGAGTATGATTCCGCACTGACCTCAACTGTGGACCTAAGATCTGACAGCGGCGAACTGTTTAAAGCCACCGGCAAAGTTCACATTGATACGTTCACCCTGAAACGTGGTCCTTTGAGTTTTGCCAATAACGGCCCGATCGACATCACCATGGATCACGGCGTGGCCAGCATCCGAAACTTCACCCTGCAAGGCCCGAACAATCTGATCCAGATCCGCGGCACCAACTTCACGGCGGAAAATCTAAATGTGGGTGTGACTGCCAATGCGGACCTTCGCCTGCTGCAGATCTTCACCCCGTTCCTGGAAGACATGGGGGGACCGATTCATGTTTCCACCAATGTTTCCGGCTCTGTTATGAAGCCTGAAATTCTTGGTAACGCCAATGCCAAGGATACATTTGTGAAAATCAAAGGTTTCCCGCATCCACTGGAAAAAGTGTCTGCGGAAGTCGTGTTCTCGCAAAGCCGCATTTTGATTAATTCCATCAACGGTCAGATTGCCGGTGGAACTTTAACTGGTGACGGCGGCATTCAGATCAATGGCATCAAGGACATCCCGACCACCATTCGTGCCCGTTTGGAAGGTGTGACCTTCAATGTGCCGGACAAAGTGCGCAGCAGCGGCAGTGCTGATTTGCTGTTCTCGGGACGCTGGTTCCCGTTCACGCTTTCCGGCACCTATCATGTGACCAGCGCCATGGTTGAAAAAGAATTCACCGAAGATGGCGGCGGTGTTACCGGCGTTCGTCAAAGTCTGTATCTGCCAAAACTTCTGCGTGAAGGTCAGTTTGAAGCCATCCTGCTGGATCTGCAGATTCTTTTGAATCGCAATATCGTGATTAAGAATTCCCTGATTGATGGATCCGTGACCGGTCAGTTGCAAGTCAAGGGACCACCGACCAATCCGGTTTTGCTGGGTAAGATCAACATGGAAAGACGATCGAAGATCATCTTTAAAGACAAAGTCTTTGATGTTCAAAGCGGTATGATCGACTTCAATGATCCGGATGAAATCAATCCGAACCTGTACATTTCAGCCGCGTCCCGCATCAATGAATACGACATCACTCTGCTGGCGCAAGGGCCGTCCAAGAATCTGACCATCCATCTGAACAGCGTTCCACCGCTGTCAGAACAGGACATTATTTCTTTGATCGCCTTGGGGGTTACGTCTTCGGCAATGGATCAGAATCTGCAATCCCGTCAGCAGGCCGAACAATTGGGGGTTGAAATCGGTGGCGCTGTTTTGGCAAAACCAATCAACAAGCAGCTGGAAAGCACTTTGGGCCTGAATCTGGCCGTGACGTCCCAGTATGATTCCACCCGCAATATCTCGGTTCCTAAAATCACCCTGAGCCGCCGCCTTTCAGAAAAAATGAAAGTGTCTGGCAGCCGTCCGGTGGGTGACACTCAGTCTTATGACATCAAACTTGAATACTTCCTGAACAGCAACATTACGGCCATCGGTTCATTTGAAACCCGTGGTTCTGAGGAAAGCACCAACGTGCAGTCCACGCAGCAGGAATCCCAAAGCATCTTCGGTCTGGATCTGGAATTCAAAAGGGAGTTTAAATGA